In Chitinophaga varians, the following are encoded in one genomic region:
- a CDS encoding class I lanthipeptide: MKKKKVNLPKLSLNKEVISDLSQDKIVGGIVTVREQTCLRTCGGSCLCSVLIECITQAVSCPVTAC, from the coding sequence ATGAAAAAGAAAAAAGTAAATCTGCCCAAGCTCTCCCTGAACAAAGAAGTGATCAGCGATTTATCCCAGGACAAAATAGTAGGAGGGATAGTCACTGTTCGCGAGCAAACCTGCCTGAGGACCTGTGGTGGAAGCTGCCTGTGTTCTGTGTTGATTGAATGTATTACCCAAGCCGTTTCCTGCCCGGTTACAGCATGTTGA
- a CDS encoding class I lanthipeptide — translation MKKVKTSAAKKLLLGKIKIAALSDEQQAALAGGSATLPSDVICATQGSVCNTRTTCQTARC, via the coding sequence ATGAAAAAAGTAAAAACAAGTGCAGCAAAAAAATTGTTGTTGGGAAAAATCAAAATCGCTGCGTTAAGCGACGAACAACAGGCCGCATTGGCTGGTGGCAGTGCCACACTGCCCAGCGATGTTATATGTGCTACACAGGGTAGCGTATGTAACACCAGGACTACCTGTCAGACAGCGAGATGTTAA
- a CDS encoding 23S rRNA (pseudouridine(1915)-N(3))-methyltransferase RlmH, whose product MKIQLWSIGKEHDPYIREGMAVFQKRLQHYVDFEVKLIPTVKQAASLSVPELKKQEAKIILDLLQPTDYLLALDERGKMMTTVQFSEFLQQRTNAGTRQLIILIGGAFGIDQSVLQRSQLQMSLSPLTFPHQLVRLIFTEQLYRAYTVLNREKYHHQ is encoded by the coding sequence GTGAAAATTCAACTCTGGAGCATTGGAAAGGAGCATGACCCCTACATTCGGGAGGGCATGGCCGTATTCCAAAAACGGTTACAACATTATGTGGATTTTGAGGTAAAACTGATCCCGACGGTAAAACAGGCGGCCAGTTTATCGGTACCTGAACTAAAAAAACAGGAGGCGAAAATCATCCTCGATCTGCTGCAACCAACGGATTATCTGCTGGCGCTGGATGAACGCGGCAAAATGATGACGACCGTTCAGTTTTCAGAATTCCTGCAACAGCGTACCAATGCCGGCACGCGGCAGCTCATCATTCTGATTGGCGGCGCTTTCGGTATTGACCAGTCGGTGCTTCAACGGTCACAGTTGCAGATGTCCCTGTCGCCGCTCACTTTTCCGCATCAGCTGGTGCGGCTTATTTTTACCGAGCAGCTGTATCGCGCCTATACAGTATTAAACCGGGAGAAATATCATCATCAATAG
- a CDS encoding rhomboid family intramembrane serine protease, whose translation MSVSIIIIIVTCLISYTALNNYDQLDKLSMQPYMVKNHNEYYRFITSGFVHADYTHLIFNMLTLFFFGPYVEDVFIALFGMKLMYPVYYLLGIIVSDIPSFLKHRNNSYYASLGASGAISAVLFTFIMVEPWAQIGVFFFIKMPAVLYGVLFLFLSAYLSRKGGSNINHDAHFWGALFGIVFPLAFHPELGARFLQLLLHRLQ comes from the coding sequence ATGTCCGTCAGTATTATCATTATTATTGTCACCTGCCTGATTTCCTACACTGCGTTGAACAATTATGACCAGCTGGATAAGCTGAGCATGCAGCCATACATGGTAAAAAATCATAACGAATATTACCGGTTTATTACATCCGGGTTTGTGCATGCTGACTATACGCATCTCATCTTCAATATGCTGACCCTCTTTTTCTTTGGGCCTTATGTGGAAGATGTTTTTATAGCATTGTTTGGCATGAAGCTGATGTACCCGGTGTACTACCTCTTAGGCATCATTGTATCCGACATTCCCTCTTTTCTGAAACACCGCAACAATTCCTATTACGCTTCCCTGGGCGCATCAGGGGCCATTTCCGCGGTGCTTTTCACTTTCATCATGGTAGAGCCCTGGGCGCAGATCGGCGTGTTCTTTTTCATTAAGATGCCGGCGGTACTTTACGGGGTATTGTTCCTGTTTCTTTCTGCTTACCTGTCCAGGAAAGGGGGCAGCAACATCAATCATGATGCGCATTTCTGGGGAGCCTTGTTCGGGATTGTGTTTCCGCTGGCCTTCCATCCGGAGCTGGGCGCACGCTTCCTGCAACTACTGCTGCACCGCCTGCAATAA